The following proteins are encoded in a genomic region of Poecilia reticulata strain Guanapo linkage group LG11, Guppy_female_1.0+MT, whole genome shotgun sequence:
- the LOC103472862 gene encoding C3a anaphylatoxin chemotactic receptor-like, translating into MSNSSLPPWTVKSSKDDHTNVDVEAVMENVGIVLFTMTVVFGITGNSLVIWVAGFKLRPKVTNVWLVNLAIADLIFCVTRVSSLIKKLFFDHWPFGEYFCRFHGFCKYANMFCSVFLLAVISLDRMISVWRPFFTKRRRTLYAARVVAVCVWIAAILFSSPYLFYRQVHLGENNMSKCSFEVKGEGSTLRYALYFNRFLCGFVFPFMVILICYIMAAIGIRRTRLAGKTRPLRILPLLVITFFLCWGPYHCLLLVKMVDKNNAVLKIWHPLANGFAYFNSCVNPLLYFCMGLYVKPELGFNLTGICKKALTDTDTEEQVTQSDG; encoded by the exons ATGTCCAACTCCTCTCTGCCTCCCTGGACTGTCAAGTCCTCCAAGGATGATCACACAAACGTGGATGTKGAAGCCGTCATGGAAAATGTCGGCATTGTCCTCTTCACAATGACYGTCGTGTTTGGRATCACAGGAAACTCTTTGGTGATCTGGGTGGCTGGATTCAAACTCAGG CCAAAGGTTACCAACGTGTGGCTGGTGAACCTGGCGATAGCCGACCTCATCTTCTGCGTCACAAGAGTTTCCTCCCTGATCAAGAAGCTCTTCTTCGACCACTGGCCCTTTGGAGAATATTTCTGCAGRTTTCACGGCTTCTGTAAATATGCCAACATGTTCTGCTCCGTCTTCCTGTTGGCTGTGATCAGCTTGGACAGGATGATCAGTGTGTGGAGGCCCTTCTTCACAAAGCGACGCCGTACCCTGTATGCTGCCAGGGTGGTGGCAGTCTGTGTCTGGATCGCAGCCATCCTCTTCAGTAGTCCCTACTTGTTCTACCGCCAAGTCCACCTGGGAGAGAACAACATGAGCAAATGTTCTTTTGAGGTGAAGGGGGAAGGCAGCACACTGAGATATGCTCTGTATTTTAACAGGTTCCTGTGTGGCTTTGTTTTCCCCTTCATGGTCATTCTTATCTGTTACATCATGGCTGCCATCGGCATCCGACGCACTCGCCTTGCRGGAAAGACACGCCCCCTGCGTATCCTGCCATTGCTGGTCATTACATTCTTCTTGTGCTGGGGTCCTTACCACTGTCTGCTCCTTGTGAAGATGGTGGATAAAAATAATGCAGTGCTGAAAATCTGGCATCCTTTGGCCAATGGCTTTGCCTACTTTAACAGCTGCGTGAACCCGCTGCTGTACTTCTGCATGGGRCTGTATGTTAAGCCGGAGCTGGGATTTAATYTAACAGGAATTTGTAAGAAAGCTCTGACTGATACTGATACTGAAGAACAGGTGACCCAATCAGATGGCTGA